The Gossypium hirsutum isolate 1008001.06 chromosome A03, Gossypium_hirsutum_v2.1, whole genome shotgun sequence genome contains the following window.
atttttcagttgtattattttttatttttaaagaatttttatttttttcatttttaaaaaaatataatttttttgtttaaaataagttttttttaattacgtACTTTAAAAGGGTGtaagaccaaattgacaaaaaactgtaaatgttgagggttaaaaaagtttaaaaattttaaaaactagtaGACTCACAAATTGGTATGAACTACTTGAATAGGACTAAAATATTAGTTCAAGCtcaatcaatattttaaataattttatttcttcaagcctattttttaggcataatatttttgtccaaatattttcaaattttggacaAGCGTTTGAGCCTAAAATAATCTGACTTTCAATCAAGTCTGCCAAGTAAATAAGATCAAAGGTAAAGTAATGGACAGCTTGGAGCAATCCCTAATTATCTAATGAAGTGTCGTTTACTTCTAGTTAGTATGTGGATCAACTTGATCGAATAAATAGGAATTTCTTTGAGGAGGCTCGGAAGATCAAAGAAAAATTCACCTTCTAAATTGGGATACTTAAACCAACCCAAAAAATGAGAGGGGAATTGGACAGGTTCCTCAATCAAGCCCAAATTATCAAGCTAGCTTAGAGGATCATCTACGAAAGAGACAAACTCTGGGTCTCAGTTGAGAGAATGGAGTAATCACTGTGTCCCCAACACGAGCCGCTCTATTAGAAAAAGGCCTGAGATGGCAGGTGGGAAATGGTAACTTTTGGTAAGATAACTGGAATGGGCTAGGTCCTCCCCAGTCATTGGTTTCTTTAGGTATCCTTTGATGTGCAATGGAGTGAACTCTACTGTTCAATTAACACTCTGCTCAGCTTCTCTAGCAATTGTAGAGAACACATATTTGGGAATCTCAATAGCAAGGAATGGTGTTTAAGTCCAAAAATCCCTTGGTTCTTGCTTTGTGGAAACTATGGCTAATgcaaatactttttatttttatttttatagaacCTCCTTAAGAAATAGAATTATGGGTAAAATATGAGAGAAATTTTGACATTCTCCATCGCTTGTTCAAGTGATTAGTTGAAAATAAACACGAATGGGTCTTGGATGGGTAATCTAAGTAAAGTAGGGGTTGAATTTATTATCGGAGATCACAATGGAAATGGAATTACAGACTGTTTTCAACATACCTCGCATGCCACAAGTGTTGAAGCTGAGTTATGGAATTAACTGAACTGGCTGTGAATACATGGATGGTAGTTCAATTATTAGCCTAATCTGAAATGTGATTTTGTGCCATGGGCTCCTCTAGCGGATGGCTACATTACTGTTTCTACTAAACCTACTAATAATAGTTGTTTAATGCAATCAACTGTATCTTAATTATCAAACCATTTAATAGTTGTCCCTATCTGTTTATTGAATTAAACCTGCACAAGAACAGAGCATCTGTACTGTGCTGACAAAGTGTAAAAAACTCGTGTATCCTTTTATTGTTTATAGTTAATGTGACACAGAAACATCAAAATTCTCTTACATCATCACATTCAACCAACCAAACATTATATTTTGTATACTTATTAACATAATCCCAAAATCAGTGCTTTGTCGTCTCGGATTAATTACTTGTCAGAATACATTTATTACTTCAATTAATACATCACTTATATCCCCTGCACTTTGGAAATTTATTTCcgattcataaaaattttaattaacatttaacgAGATAAGAATAATTTCATCACCAATTgtacccaatttttttttatttagatcctTAGGcatcttattttcaaaaatatatctTTATAATGATAGACTAAAcctgaaattttgaattaaatctttgaatgaattttttttttcaaaactaatttttttattcatagaaatattaaatttcttATCAGTTGATCGAATCAAGAAGCAAAAATTATTTAGGGATGTTAGCTGATTTCTtatcaggtttttttttttaaaatcgattaaAAAATAAACTGAAAACATATACTTCAGGTACTCTCGAATTTGAATATAATTTAAAACAAGGGACAACGCTAAATACGAAATCTTAAAACCAAATTTCgcaactttattttatttttttcactaaaCTAGCACTTGATGAATAAAACCAGTGAGATGGCTGACCTTGAACTACGATAACCTCCCCTCACCTAAAACTTTTCCTTGTATATATAATTAAGGCAATTGTGAAATTGCACTGTTGGTCCCCACAAACCTAGCATTGGCAATTGTTACATTATTTAGGTCAATCTCTGCTAGTTTCAAATTCAACAATAAAGGcccttttttttaactttacaaaGTGATCCCCACTCAAGGAACAACACACTAGAAGCTCGAAACTAGAGCCATGCCGCTCAACAAAGCTGTGGGTGGGAAAGTTTGGGCTTTTTTATTTGACCTTTACAGTCAAAACAACCCAAAAAAGGGTTCTTAATCTCAGGGTTAACCTGAAAGTCAACAACATAGGATCCCAAAGTTTCCCACACTCAATGCCTAGGCTCAAACGTAATAATCTACCATGTAACAGCATCCTAGAAGGAAAAGACCTGAGTCACATTCAAGACTGTAGCTATGTTATTTAAGGTTAAATTACTTAGTGGGTCCTTGTACTTtatacaatgactaaattgctTCTTTTTATAGTAGATGGAGTCATTTCCTCTTAGCATAGGGACCCGACGGTGGAATAAATACAGTTTTTGAATCTTTTGAAGCAACAAGCAGGGAACTGCTATGGtggtaaaagttaaaaaattgcaAAAAGCATAATGAATTAATGATACTGCAACTGTAGTTACATAAAAGCAGGATCTCATAAAAGAAAGCTGATCCAAAAATTTAATCCCTACCATCAGGACTGATATctacctttctcttcttttctgcttttttttttcttctctagtTTTCCTGATATTTATCTAACTTAACATCATTTGAAATTCAAACCAATTTTGAAAACCCAGTAGTTTTCACCTTAAACAAGATTTGTCAAAAAGGATCCAAGGCCTGATCTTACCTTTAACATGCTGCTTTCCTAGGAGAAACCAACAATGGTATCACAAGGTGCCTTGGATTGGATTATAACCCGAGCTCCTGAAGCAAGCCTGTTGAGGGAAATTACGAGTTTGTCAAACAATACGAAACAATAAATACCATTCATAAGAATAATTCCCGATCATCTGTCTtgaaaattctaatggaggagttATATACTTAACTTTCTTCAATTTTGATCACCTGCTCCTCTTCTCTGAATGAATCCAACCTTTTCGATTGCTTTTTATTAACAGGCTCGGTGAGTCTTCTACTGTCACCAGTGGATTTCCCATCAGAGGAGTTTCTTGGTTTCTCAGAGATAGGAGATCTCATGGACTCACTTCTTGGCTGCTTGCTTAGCGAAGCCTTGATAGAGCGGGGGATGCATTTTGAATGACCTGGATTCATCTCTTCTTTGTCTTCAGCTGATTCCAACTCCTTACGAGCCCTACAATTCAACTTTGTTTCATGGGTTTAGCATGAGATACAAAAGAAATGCAGCTGAAGCAAcattatacatatacatgtagGTGAATCTTTATATATGAGGCATCCTATATGGACAGAAAGAAGGATCTTGTTGACATAAGAGACACCTAAAGCAGAAAACAATGAAGTTAATGCATGGACTTCACCACATTCATAGGGTCCTAGACTCTAACATATAAGATCTAATCTGAAGCAATTGGGTTAAGTCTTATTGTGCCAAGCTCATAGTTATTTTGAACTATGTCCCCCTTCCCCTATTCTAGGACCTGTGTGATCACAACTGTAAACAAGTATGACCGAATTTCAGAATTCCTTGCTATTTCCGTTAAAGAGTTACTGCATTCATTTAATGTCTAATAAACAGATTAAAACACAAACTCACCTATCATCATTATATGAAGAAGAACGTTTCAGAGTGGTATGCCCTTCTCCTTCTTTGAGCATCTTCGTCTCAATCAAGCTACCACTGAAATATTCTTTGTCTTCCAATCTCAGGCCCATCAACCTCGGATTCTCGGATAAGCAATCAAGCTCACCCAACATGATTGAAGTAGAGAACAATGGTGAAGAAAATTTTGAATGGGAAAACCTAGGCCTGTAGGTTGGAACAAGGCCAAAACTATGGTCTTTCACAGATATCGAACCACATGAGATTAACTGCATCAACATGCTTGTTGCCTTGAGCCTAGCATTTGTTGGCATTCGAATATCTTCCTCTTCAAGAATCCTAAAACTATTGATTTTACTAGCATCCGCTCGGATTAGAGATTCCAATGTTTCAGGTTTCCCTCCTGTAGATGATGCACTAGAAGTGGATGGTGGAGAAACTGGATTCCTGCATATCTCAGGATTATCTTTTACACAAGCGTTAGGGACCTGGCTTTGGAAATTCTCATTGCATTCGGGTTCCAAAGACCCATCGTCAGTCGAAACACCCCTTGTACAAGTTTCTCGTGTCTTAGTTCTGTCCGTGTTTTCCTCAGTCTGTGTTGAAGCATCAGCTAACCCATCACTCTTACAAACCTTATACTCGGTCAAACTAAGTGAACAGCCCCAGGAAGAATTCTTTCCATATCTAGACTCTGGCGACGCACCAGATGAACCGGGAGTTGGACGGTTAACTGGAGAAGAGAGCTCATCATCCTGAGAATGCTTTGTTCTCTTCCCAATCAAactggaagaagatgaagaatcatcttGGCTTCTAGAAGAAGACGGTGGTTCAGGCAACTGCTTCAGATTTTGCAATCTACTGCTATTTGCAACTGGACTAAAACGATCTGAACACAAAAATTAACTAGCATTAAAGCTTTAGCCTTACATTTCCTTTTTCTCCCCCTTATGACATCTAATAAAAGTATATCACAAAATTATATTAACCTGAGTTAGATTCTTCGAATAATTCGGAGCCTTTGAGAACGTATTCATTTCCATGGGCCGGAAGAATTAAATCATCTTCAGAAAGATCATGCCATACAAATCCATTCCTATAGCTCCTGCAACAATTAATACTCCAAAAACTAAGGAACCAAAGAAAATAGGATTTATCTCTATTAATTTCCCGGGGTTTCTCAGC
Protein-coding sequences here:
- the LOC107927139 gene encoding protein SOSEKI 2; this encodes MFGSEMETRMKKYRQVSPERAKVWTEKSPKYYQHNRKVPVVYYLCRNRQLEHPHFIEVPLSSPDGLYLRDVIERLNNLRGRGMASLYSWSCKRSYRNGFVWHDLSEDDLILPAHGNEYVLKGSELFEESNSDRFSPVANSSRLQNLKQLPEPPSSSRSQDDSSSSSSLIGKRTKHSQDDELSSPVNRPTPGSSGASPESRYGKNSSWGCSLSLTEYKVCKSDGLADASTQTEENTDRTKTRETCTRGVSTDDGSLEPECNENFQSQVPNACVKDNPEICRNPVSPPSTSSASSTGGKPETLESLIRADASKINSFRILEEEDIRMPTNARLKATSMLMQLISCGSISVKDHSFGLVPTYRPRFSHSKFSSPLFSTSIMLGELDCLSENPRLMGLRLEDKEYFSGSLIETKMLKEGEGHTTLKRSSSYNDDRARKELESAEDKEEMNPGHSKCIPRSIKASLSKQPRSESMRSPISEKPRNSSDGKSTGDSRRLTEPVNKKQSKRLDSFREEEQVIKIEERLASGARVIIQSKAPCDTIVGFS